Genomic segment of Pacificitalea manganoxidans:
AGCCCACGCTGGGTGTAGAAAAACCACGCGCCGCTGCGATCCGTCATGGTGAATTCGGCCCGCGCCGGTCCGGCCCCCGTCACACCGCAGAGCACCGCCGCGAGCAGCAAACCTGAAAAGAAGCGGCGACCCATATAACAACCCGTGACGAAATCCTGCTCCCGATCCTAGCCGCTGGCGCGGGGCCTGTCACGCAGACGAAATCCTGTAAGCGGAAAAGCGGCGAATGCCCCGTCTGGACGCGAACGGGACCGGTGCACTGTTGACTTGCACGGGTTTTGGTGCCTGATCTTGCATGGCCTAACGTAACTGGAAGCTGTTGGATCGGGGTCTTTGGCCCCCACACCGCCCCCGCCGCACCTGCGGCCGTCACCGATGGAGCACACGATGTCATCCATGGCCGACCTGCCGCCAATCCACCCCGCGCCCCCCGATTTTGATCGCTGGGCCGCGCTACACCGCCTGCTGGTGCTGTCGTTTTCCGGAATGGAGGGACGGATCGATCCACCCTCGTCCCTGACGTCGCTCAGCGCATCCGATCTTGAACAGATGAGCGGGACACAGGTTCTGCTGCTGGGGATCGGAGCCAGCGGCGATCCGGTTGCCTGCGCCTATCTGCGGCCAGAGCCCGACGCGCTATATCTGGGCAAGGTCGCGATCCACCCGGACCTGCGCGGGCGTGGCCTGTTGCACCACATCATCGCCGCCGCCGAAGCCGAAGCACGGCGGCTTGGACGCAATACGCTGGAATTGGAAACCCGGATCGAGCTTATCGAAAACCATGCGGCTTTCTCTGCCGCGGGGTTCCGCCAAGTGGCCGAACGCGCCCATCCCGGTTTCGACCATCCCACCAGCCTGATCTTTCGCCGCCCGGTGGCGTAAGGCCGGTCGCCCGGCCCGAAACCGCCACCCGGCTCGCAGCCGCCGAAACGCCCAAAACGAAACCGGCGCCGCACCCCGGGGGAGGTGCGACGCCGACTGCAATCACCACACGAGGGTGGGCAATTACATCTTGGGCAGCAGAACCGCGTCGATCACATGGATCACGCCGTTGGACTGCTTGACGTCCGCGATGGTGACATTCGCGACGTTGCCGTTTTCGTCCTCGATCATGATCGCGTCGCCCTCATAGGTCGCGGTCAGTTCACAGCCCCCGACGGTGGAAACAGGGTGCGCACCGCCATCATCGTCGATCATGCCGCGGATGGCCTCGGACATCGCATCAGCGGCCACGACGTGGCAGGTCAGAACCTTGGTCAACTGATCCTTGTTTTCCGGCTTCAGCAGGTCTTCGACGGTGCCTTCGGGCAGGGCCTCGAACGCCTCATCGGTGGGCGCGAACACGGTAAAGGGGCCTTCGCCCGACAGGGTTTCGACCAGACCGGCGGCCTGCACGGCGGCGACCAGCGTTTCGTGATCGGCGGAATTCACAGCGTTTTCGATGATGTTGCGCTCAACAAGCATCGGCGCGCCGCCCACTTCGGGGTTCATCGAATGGGCTTCGGCAAATGCCGCGCCGCCGGTCAGGGCGGTGGCGGTCAGGGCGGTCGCGATGAAAGTCTTAACGGTCATGGATTTGATCCTCCGGGTTGGGCACCGCATGTCGCGGTTGCTGTCCAGAACCACGGCAGCCGATCCGGCATAGTTTCAGATGGAGGCAAAGTTTTTTCGCCGGTGGGCCCCGACGGGGCGCTGCCATGCAAAAGGCCCGCGCGGATGCGCGGGCCTTGCCTGTCTTTAAAAACCTTGCTGGCTGAGCTGGGCGCCGCGCGGTCAGATCTCCTGCACCGGTCCTGCGGCCAGCACCTCTCCCGTCGGCGCCGCACCCGGCGCCCCGCCCGGCGGCTCGTCCGACACCGCTAGAACGGCACCTGCCATCTGTTCGGCCAGCGGTGCGGGCACCGTGATGACCGATTGCCCCGACGGGTCCAGCAGCCCCAGCGACACCGGCGCGGCGTCCTGCGCGATGAGCCAAAGCTCCTCCGCCCGGTCAGGGCGCGGGGCACCTTCCAGCCGGGTCACAGCAACAGCCTGCTGATCGGGCGACCACGCGGCGCTGAACAGATAGCCGCTGTTTTCGGACACCAGTTCCGCCGCGTAGCCCGGATCAAGCGGCGCTTGCGGTCCGCGGGTCTGCGGCGTCATCACGACGAGGGCCGCGATCCCGGCGGCGGCGGCAAGCGACATTGCCCCCAAGGCGCGTCGGCCCGTCAGCCGCGCGAACCAACCCCCGCGCGCGCCCGCCGCCGTCGCGCCCGCCTGTGGCGCCCCGAACAACGCGGTTTCCACCCGGCGCTTCACTCGCGCCGGTGGCACGGTTTCCGGCACCTGCGCGGTCATCGCGGTCAGATAGCCCTGCCACAGCGCCAGTTCGTCGCGCAGCGCAGGCTCATGAGTCAGCCGGGTCTCGAACGCATCCGCCTCGGACGGTGCGAGCAGGCCCAGCACATATTCCGCCGCCAGCGCCCGATCATCGGGGCCGGGGCCGTCGCTGCCTGTCATGGGTCCGGTTGCGTCGCTCATGCGCTCAGACATTCCCTTAGTTTGATCAGGCTCCGGCGGAGCCATGTTCGCATCGTATTAAGCGGGACATCGGCCCGCTCGGCCAGTTCCTGATAGGACCAGCCCTCCAGATAGGCGCCACGCACCGCCTGCGCTCGCTCGGGCTCCAACTCGCCCAGACACAGACCGATCCGCGCGGCCTCGGACCGCGCGATTGCCGCCGCTTCGGGGCCGGGCGTATCATCGGCCACCGACGCCGCCGCATCGAGAGGGGCATCGCCTGCCTCATCCCGGCTGCTTCTCCCGCCGCTGCCCAGTGCCGCGCCGCCAGCCGCGCGCTGCGCTCTCAGCCGGTCGATGGCATGGTTGCGGGCAATCGTGATCAGCCACGACATCGGACTTGCTCCGCCCGCCGCATACCGCCCCGACGCGCCCCAGACCTTTACATAGATCTCCTGCAACGCGTCCTCGGCCAGTGACCGGTCTTTCAAGACACGCAGGCAGATGCCAAAAAGTTTCGCGGATGTCGCATCGTAAAGCGCGGAGAACGCGGACCGGTCCCCCAACGCGGTGCGCCCGATCCATGTTTCGATGTCTGACCGATCTGTCATCTTCCCCCCCGGAGTTGCAGTGCAACCTAAGCCGAAGCGCGCGCGGTTAAACCCCCGCGCCCCGGTTGCATGCCATTTGAACAGGTCTATATCGCGTGAGTACGCGCAAGCCCCCGCGATGGATCACCCGCACGAGGGCGCAACGCATAGGTCCAAGGGCCGCGCATGGGGGAGGCAAAGGCAGGGTCCGGCCCCTTGCACCCCTTCACGGAATGGGGCACGAAGTGCCTGTTCGACCCCGCAAGACGGGCGCCGGATCGCGGATTGCAGGCAACCGCCCGCGCGACGAGATAAAGGAACTGACATGGCGGATGGCATGGTGAACGCGGCGAACAAACCGACCGAGGAAATTTCGGTCCGCGAAGTGTTCGGAATCGACAGCGACATGATCGTGAAGGGCTTTGCCGAGCCGACCGACCGCGTGCCGGAGGTCGATTCGACCTATAAGTTCGACCCCGACACGACGCTGGCGATCCTTGCCGGTTTCGCGTTCAACCGGCGGGTCATGGTGCAGGGCTATCACGGCACCGGCAAATCGACCCATATCGAACAGGTCGCCAGCCGCCTGAACTGGCCCTGTGTGCGCGTGAACCTCGACAGCCATATCAGCCGCATCGACCTGATCGGCAAAGACGCGATCAAGCTGCGCGACGGCGTTCAGGTCACCGAGTTTCAGGAAGGCATCCTGCCCTGGGCGCTGCGCAACCCGACCGCAATCGTCTTTGACGAATATGACGCGGGCCGCGCCGATGTGATGTTCGTGATCCAGCGGGTGCTGGAGGTGGACGGCAAGCTGACCCTGCTCGACCAGAACGAGGTCATTACCCCGCATCCGAGCTTCCGCCTGTTTGCGACCTCCAACACCGTGGGTCTGGGCGATACGACTGGTCTTTACCACGGCACCCAGCAGATCAACCAAGGTCAGATGGACCGCTGGAGCCTCGTCGCGACGCTGAACTACCTCAGCCACGACGCCGAGGTTGCAATCGTGCTGAGCAAGGCGCCGCATTACAACACCGCCGATGGCCGCAAAACCGTAAGCCAGATGGTGACGGTCGCAGATCTGACCCGCACCGCGTTCATGCATGGCGATCTGTCCACGGTGATGAGCCCGCGCACGGTGATCGCGTGGGCGCAGAACGCGCGCATCTTCCGCGATGTTGGCTACGCCTTCCGCCTGACGTTCCTCAACAAATGCGATGAGCTGGAACGTCAGACCGTGGCGGAATTCTACCAGCGCTGCTTTGACGAGGAACTGCCCGAAAGCGCGGCGTCGATGGCGCTCGGCTAACGCGAACGGCACGGTGCCCCCCGAACGGGGGCACGCGGCGGACGTATCCTAAAAGCATTCGAAACCGCGCCGCCGGGGATGCCCGCGCGGCGCGGTTGTCTTTGGGGCGCGGCCTTACTCGACTGCGGGCACCTGTTTGAGATAGGCCGCGATGGCCTGCCGGTCTGCATCGGGCAGATGCGCAATCGACTCGATGACCGCGACCATTTCGCCGCCGGCACTGTCGAATTCGGGCGTGAAGCCGGAATTGAGATATTCTGCGATCTCGGCCTCGGACCAGTCCAGCGCGGCGGGGGTGATGTTGGGGATGCGCCCCTGCCCCGAGGGATTTTCCGCCCCGGACAGCCAGCGGTCCCGTTCCAGCCCACCCAACGCATTGCGCGGCGTATGGCATTCGCCGCAATGGCCCAGCGCCTCGACAAGATAGCGCCCACGGGTCAGCTGCTCGCTCAACTCGCCATCCAGCACCCACGCGTCATCTGCGAACAGAAACTTCCAGCCACCCAGCATGCGACGGATCGAAAACGGGAACCCGACCTCGTGATCCCGGCTGGGCGCGTCAGATGCAGGCAGGGTGTCGAGAAACGCTTTCAGATCGGCAATGTCTTGCGGCGCGGCATGGGCATAGGCCACGTAGGGAAAGGCGGGATAGTAATGCTGACCGCCCGGCGACACCCCGGCCATGACCGCATCGGCCAGATCCTCCAACGACCAGCCGCCGATCCCGGCCTCTGACGGGGAAATATTCGGCGCGTAGAACGTGCCGAATTGCGTGGCAAAGCCCTGCCCCCCGGCCAGCACCAGCCGCGCGTCATCCTTGGCCTCGGGCGCGGCGTGACAATTGGCGCAGCCCCCGGCCCAGAACACAGCTTCGCCCGCGCTCGCGTCGCCGCTGAGGCCCGCGACCGCATCGCCGACCCGCTCGGGCCGCGTCACCCACCAGAACACCGCCGCGCCAAGGACAATCAGCAGGCATAGGCCAAGGAGAAATTTGCGCATGGGGGCACCTTCGGTTGAGGACACCCGGACGATACCGCATCCCGCCCTGCGGGCAAGCAGCCAGACCGCCCGGCACCACACACGCCCGGCACCGCAGGCTTTGCCTCACCGCACCCCGTCAGCCATGGGCGACAGGACCGCGCTGGCGTCACTCGGTAAAGCGCACCTTGCCAATGAACGGCAGGTTGCGATTGCGCTGCGCGTAATCGATGCCGTAGCCCACGACGAATTCATCGGGGATCTCGAACCCGGTCCAGCGCGCTTTCACGTCCACTTCGCGGCGCGCGGGCTTGTCCAGCAGGGCAATGGTCGCCAGACGGTTCGGCTCGCGCGATTGCAGCAGGCGGATCACATGGCTTAGCGTCCAGCCAGTATCCACGATATCCTCGACGACCAGCACATCGCGGCCCCCGATCTCGCCACGCAGATCCTTCAGGATACGCACCTCGCGCGAGGTGGTCATCGCATCGCCATAAGATGACGCTTCGAGAAAATCGACCTCCACCGGCAGGTCGAGTTCGCGGACCAGATCCGCGATGAACACGAACGAGCCGCGCAGCAGCCCCACCACCACAAGCTTGCTGGTATCGGCGAACTCGGCCTCGATCTCGCGGGCGAGATGCTCGATCCGGGCGGCGATAGCCTTGGCGGAAATCATCTGATCGATGGCATAAGGCGGTTGTGGCATGGTAGACCCTTGAACTTCGGCGCGTGAGGCCGGAGATAACGGGACAGTCCCGCTTGCACAACAGATGCGATCAGCCACAGACAGGTTCATGCCCAAACATTCCGAAACCCGCACCCTGCCCTATACCGCCCGCCAGATGTTCGATCTGGTGGCCGATGTGAACAGCTATCCCGAATTTCTGCCGTGGTGCGCCGCGGCGCGGGTGCGCGAGACGACGGATCACGGCGAAACGCAGGTGATGGACGCCGATCTGGTCATCTCGTTCAAGGTGTTCCGCGAACGCTTCACCAGCCGCGTCACGCTGTGGCAGGACGGATCGCGGATCGACACCGCCTATCTCGACGGCCCGTTCCGCTACATGGAAAGCACATGGGGCTTTGCCGATGTCGAAGGCGGCTGCGAGGTGTCGTTCGATGTCGATTTCGAGTTTCGCAACGCGCTGCTGCAAGGCGCGGCGGGGCTGTTCTTCAACGAGGCGATGCAGCGGATCGTGCGCGCGTTCGAGCGGCGGGCAAAGGAGCTATATGGCTGATGCCCACGCAGCCTGCCTGAACTCCGCCCCCTGCCCCCTGCCTGCCCCAGCCTGATCGAGATCCGCCATGCCCGACGCCGCCACCAACCGCCCTGCCCTGCCCGCCGAAATCGCGCGGCGCCGCACCTTTGCGATCATCTCGCACCCGGATGCGGGCAAGACCACGCTGACCGAGAAATTCCTGCTTTTCGGGGGTGCCATCCAGATGGCTGGTCAGGTCCGCGCCAAGGGCGAAGCCCGGCGCACCCGCTCGGACTTCATGCAGATGGAAAAGGACCGCGGGATTTCCGTCTCCGCCTCGGCCATGTCGTTCGATTTCGGGAAGTTCCGGTTCAACCTTGTCGATACGCCGGGCCACTCGGACTTCTCCGAAGACACCTATCGCACGCTGACCGCCGTCGATGCCGCGATCATGGTGATCGACGGGGCCAAGGGCGTGGAGAGCCAAACCCGCAAACTGTTCGAGGTCTGCCGCCTGCGCGACCTGCCGATCCTGACTTTCTGTAACAAGATGGACCGCGAAAGCCGCGATACGTTCGAGATCATCGACGAAATTCAGGAAAACCTCGCCATCGACGTGACGCCCGCCTCTTGGCCCATCGGCACCGGGCGCGAGTTCCTCGGCTGCTACGACATGCTGCGCGACCGGTTGGAACTGATGGACCGCGCCGACCGGAACCGCGTGGCCGAAAGCATCTCCATAGACGGGCTCGACGACCCGAAAATGGCCGAACACATCCCCGCCGATCTGCTGGCACAGCTGCGCGAGGAGGTGGAGATGGCGCGCGAATTGCTGCCGCCGCTCGATCTGCAAGCCGTGCATGACGGCACGCTGACGCCGATCTGGTTCGGCTCCGCCATCAATTCGTTCGGGGTAAAGGAGCTGATGGATGGCATCGGCGCCTATGGCCCCGAGCCGCAGGTGCAGGCCGCCGAGCCGCGCCAGATCGCCCCCGAGGAAGACAAGGTCGCAGGTTTTGTGTTCAAGGTGCAGGCCAACATGGACCCCAAACACCGGGACCGGGTGGCATTTCTGCGCATGGCGTCTGGGCATTTCAAACGCGGCATGAAGCTGACCCATGTGCGCACCAAGAAGCCAATGGCAGTGTCGAACCCGGTGCTGTTCCTCGCCTCCGACCGTGAATTGGCAGAAGAGGCTTGGGCCGGCGACATCATCGGCATCCCCAACCACGGGCAATTGCGCATCGGCGACACGCTGACCGAAGGCGAGGCGCTGCGCGTTTCCGGCATTCCGAGCTTTGCACCCGAATTGCTGCAAAACTGCCGCGCGGGCGATCCCATGAAGGCCAAGCATTTGGAAAAGGCCCTGATGCAATTCGCCGAGGAAGGCGCGGCCAAGGTTTTCAAGCCGGTGCTGGCCTCCGGCTTTGTCGTGGGCGTGGTGGGGCAGCTTCAGTTCGAGGTGCTCGCCAGCCGGATCGAGATGGAATACGGCCTGCCGGTGCGGTTTGAACCCACGCAATTTACCTCGGCCCGCTGGGTCCACGGCGCGCGCGAGGCGGTGGAGAAATTCGCCGCAGCCAACAAAAGCCACATGGCCGAAGACAACGACGGCGACATGGTCTACCTGACCCGCCTGCAATGGGACATCGACCGAGTGGCCCGCGACTATCCCGATGTGACGCTGAGCAATACCAAGGAAATGATGGGTTGAGGTGAGCGCGGCGCGCATGGGTCGGTCTGGCCCTGACGGTCGCGCCCCGCCTCCGCGGCGCGCTGCCGCAACGGTTTCTTTGCTGCACAATTCCAGCCTGCCCGGGGATGGCGCTGCAACGACTGAACGGCGCGCGCTTTATGTCAGCCAAGACCCTCCTCGTTCCGAGGTCAGCATGACGCGGCCAAGCGCCAACCCGCCGGGACGGGCAGGCGCTCGCTCTCTCGGCCTTCGGCCCTCTGAGAGAGGATGCGCTTAGGCCGCAGCTTGGCGTGCCCGCACCCGCTCAAGCCCCCACGGCACGAAAAAACGCCGACCCTTGCGGATCGGCGCTTCCTCTACATCATGAAACATCCCGCAGGATCACGCCACTTTGGCATCCATCGTGATGTCGCAGTTCAGCACCTTGGAGACCGGGCAGCCTTCCTTGGCTTTCTCCGCGATCTCAAGGATCTTCGCCTCGTCCGCATCGGCGGAGATCACCGTGGTCAGATGCGCCTTGGTGATCTTCGGCCCATCGCCCTGCATGTCGATGGTCACAGCCGACGTCGTTTCGATGGAATCGGCGGTGATCCCTTCCTGGCCCAGCATATTGCTCAGCGCCATCGAGAAGCACGCAGCATGCGCGCCGCCGATCAGCTCCTCGGGATTGGTGCCAGCGCCATCCTCAAACCGGGTGTTGAAGCCGTAAGGCTGATCGGACATCGCGCCGCTTTCAAGCGTGATACGGCCCTTGCCGTCTTTCAGCCCACCCATCCATTTCGCGGAGCCTTTTTTCGTCGGCATGTGAAATCTCCTTCTGTCTGCCTTCGCCGTAACAACGCAGAGACACGCGGCAAGTTGCACAGCCGCAGCAATATTGCCCAAACCTGCCGGGCGAACCCACCCCGGCTGGTGCGGGGGGAGCGGGCCGTGGCAAACCCTTTGGAAAATTGCCTTTTCGTTGACCTGACGCGGTAAATGAGATAGGTCAGCCTGCAACTCCGGCCGGGGCAGATTCTCGGATCGACCGGCGGAGCGTGCCGACCGGCCCGTATCAAGCCGGAGTTTCCTGACGATCCGACCCCAGCCGGGGCGGAGATTCGTGCCCCGTTCGGGGCGGATGACGCCGGGGCGTTCAGATTGCGTCCCACCCACGCGGCCCGATATGCCGCTCACGATGGACGCATATGACCAAGTTTTCCGACCTCAGCCTTGATCCCAAGGTGCTGAAAGCAATTGACGAAGCCGGCTATGAGACGCCCACGCCTATTCAGGCGGGTGCGATCCCCCCGGCGCTCGAAGGACGTGACGTTTTGGGCATCGCTCAGACCGGCACCGGCAAAACCGCCTCCTTCACCCTGCCGATGATTACCCTGCTCAAGCGCGGGCGCGCCCGGGCGCGGATGCCGCGGAGCCTCGTTCTGGCTCCGACCCGTGAACTGGCAGCGCAGGTGGCCGAGAATTTCGACATCTACGCCAAGCACACCAAACTGACCAAGGCGCTGCTGATCGGCGGTGTCAGCTTCAAGGAGCAGGACCAGCTGATTGACCGGGGCGTCGATGTTCTGATCGCAACGCCGGGCCGCCTGCTGGACCATTTCGAGCGCGGCAAGCTGCTGCTCACTGGCGTGCAGATCATGGTCGTGGACGAAGCCGACCGGATGCTCGACATGGGCTTCATCCCGGATATCGAGCGTATCTTTAACCTGACGCCCTTTACCCGTCAGACGCTGTTCTTCTCCGCCACGATGGCGCCCGAGATCGAGCGCATCACCAACACGTTCCTCTCCGGCCCCGCACGGGTCGAAGTGGCGCGTCAGTCGACCACGTCCGACACCATCGCGCAGGCCCTGATCCAGCATCGCGCTTCGCGCAAGGACCGCGCGATGAACGAGAAGCGCAACATCCTGCGCGCCGTGATCGAGGCCGAAGGCGACGCCTGCTCAAACGCCATCATCTTCTGCAACCGGAAGGTCGATGTGGATGTGGTCGCCAAGTCGCTGAAAAAATACGGCTATAATGCCGAGCCGATCCACGGTGATCTAGACCAGTCGCACCGGACCCGGACGCTGGACGGCTTCCGCGATGGCTCGATCCGCTTCCTCGTCGCCTCCGACGTGGCGGCGCGCGGGCTCGACATTCCGGCGGTGAGCCATGTCTTCAACTTCGACGTGCCCAGCCACGCCGAGGATTACGTGCACCGCATTGGCCGGACCGGCCGCGCGGGTCGCAAGGGCAAGGCCTTCACCATCGCCACGCAGTATGACGAGAAATATCTCGACGCGATCCAGACGCTCGTCGGTCAGCAGATCCCGCTGGTAGACAGCCCGCTGGGCGGGGCCTCCGGCTCGGACGATCCGGTCGTGGCCGAGGCGCCCGAAGCGGCAACCGAGGACAAGCCCAAGCGCACCCGCCGCCGCGTGCGGCGCAAGGACAGCGCCCCGGCAGCCGACACCCCTGCGGATAAGCAAGACAGCCCGGCCCCCGTGGCTGAGGCCAACGCCGCGCCCGCAACGCAGGAGCCCACCACGCAGGTCGATGTCGCAGCTGAACCCGCCCACGCGCGCAGCCGCGACACCGCCGAGGACAGCGCCCCGGCCCCGCGCCGGTCGCGCCGCTCGTCGCGGAAGACCGCCGCGCAGAAACCCGTAGCGGAGCCCCCCGTGGTCGAAGACGTGGCTCAGGACACAGCCGTGGCCCCGCAGGCCGCAGCCCCCGCAAACGAGCCCGCCCCGGAACCCCGGTCCGAGCCGGAAGCGCGCCGGGAGCCCGAAAGCCGCTCCGACAAGGACGATCGCTCAAACCGCTCGCGCGGGGGCCGTGGCCGGAAGTCCGGCAACAAGTCCGACCGCCGTGACGACGCTGTTGTCGGCATGGGCGATCACATGCCCGACTTCCTGACACGCAGCTTCGCCTGACGCATGGCACGAGATGTGTGAAAGGGGCGGACCTGATGGTCCGCCCCTTTTACGTTAAAGCGCCCTGTGTAGGTAAATCCTTGCCGTCAAACGCACCTGCTGCGCCACCGCGCGCGGGCCGGGACAGTCACCGCCCGCGATTAACGAATACGCCGCCTACCTCAATCCCAGCCGCGCGCGGTAGTCTCGCAACACGAAAAGACGGATGGCGGAGGCAAGCCCCATATCGACGCCCCTCGCCGCGTCGATCTCGGCGGCAAGCGCATTGATCGGCTGCCCCCGAGCGGCGGCGATTTCGCGGAACGCGATCCAGAATTCATCCTCCAGCGACACCGAGGTGCGGTGGCCGGACAGGGTCAGGGAATGTTTGCGGGGGCGGGTCATGGATCAG
This window contains:
- a CDS encoding GNAT family N-acetyltransferase, yielding MSSMADLPPIHPAPPDFDRWAALHRLLVLSFSGMEGRIDPPSSLTSLSASDLEQMSGTQVLLLGIGASGDPVACAYLRPEPDALYLGKVAIHPDLRGRGLLHHIIAAAEAEARRLGRNTLELETRIELIENHAAFSAAGFRQVAERAHPGFDHPTSLIFRRPVA
- a CDS encoding type II toxin-antitoxin system RatA family toxin produces the protein MPKHSETRTLPYTARQMFDLVADVNSYPEFLPWCAAARVRETTDHGETQVMDADLVISFKVFRERFTSRVTLWQDGSRIDTAYLDGPFRYMESTWGFADVEGGCEVSFDVDFEFRNALLQGAAGLFFNEAMQRIVRAFERRAKELYG
- a CDS encoding anti-sigma factor; protein product: MSDATGPMTGSDGPGPDDRALAAEYVLGLLAPSEADAFETRLTHEPALRDELALWQGYLTAMTAQVPETVPPARVKRRVETALFGAPQAGATAAGARGGWFARLTGRRALGAMSLAAAAGIAALVVMTPQTRGPQAPLDPGYAAELVSENSGYLFSAAWSPDQQAVAVTRLEGAPRPDRAEELWLIAQDAAPVSLGLLDPSGQSVITVPAPLAEQMAGAVLAVSDEPPGGAPGAAPTGEVLAAGPVQEI
- the cobS gene encoding cobaltochelatase subunit CobS, with translation MADGMVNAANKPTEEISVREVFGIDSDMIVKGFAEPTDRVPEVDSTYKFDPDTTLAILAGFAFNRRVMVQGYHGTGKSTHIEQVASRLNWPCVRVNLDSHISRIDLIGKDAIKLRDGVQVTEFQEGILPWALRNPTAIVFDEYDAGRADVMFVIQRVLEVDGKLTLLDQNEVITPHPSFRLFATSNTVGLGDTTGLYHGTQQINQGQMDRWSLVATLNYLSHDAEVAIVLSKAPHYNTADGRKTVSQMVTVADLTRTAFMHGDLSTVMSPRTVIAWAQNARIFRDVGYAFRLTFLNKCDELERQTVAEFYQRCFDEELPESAASMALG
- a CDS encoding peptide chain release factor 3, producing MPDAATNRPALPAEIARRRTFAIISHPDAGKTTLTEKFLLFGGAIQMAGQVRAKGEARRTRSDFMQMEKDRGISVSASAMSFDFGKFRFNLVDTPGHSDFSEDTYRTLTAVDAAIMVIDGAKGVESQTRKLFEVCRLRDLPILTFCNKMDRESRDTFEIIDEIQENLAIDVTPASWPIGTGREFLGCYDMLRDRLELMDRADRNRVAESISIDGLDDPKMAEHIPADLLAQLREEVEMARELLPPLDLQAVHDGTLTPIWFGSAINSFGVKELMDGIGAYGPEPQVQAAEPRQIAPEEDKVAGFVFKVQANMDPKHRDRVAFLRMASGHFKRGMKLTHVRTKKPMAVSNPVLFLASDRELAEEAWAGDIIGIPNHGQLRIGDTLTEGEALRVSGIPSFAPELLQNCRAGDPMKAKHLEKALMQFAEEGAAKVFKPVLASGFVVGVVGQLQFEVLASRIEMEYGLPVRFEPTQFTSARWVHGAREAVEKFAAANKSHMAEDNDGDMVYLTRLQWDIDRVARDYPDVTLSNTKEMMG
- a CDS encoding ribbon-helix-helix domain-containing protein, producing MTRPRKHSLTLSGHRTSVSLEDEFWIAFREIAAARGQPINALAAEIDAARGVDMGLASAIRLFVLRDYRARLGLR
- a CDS encoding OsmC family protein, which produces MPTKKGSAKWMGGLKDGKGRITLESGAMSDQPYGFNTRFEDGAGTNPEELIGGAHAACFSMALSNMLGQEGITADSIETTSAVTIDMQGDGPKITKAHLTTVISADADEAKILEIAEKAKEGCPVSKVLNCDITMDAKVA
- a CDS encoding fasciclin domain-containing protein: MTVKTFIATALTATALTGGAAFAEAHSMNPEVGGAPMLVERNIIENAVNSADHETLVAAVQAAGLVETLSGEGPFTVFAPTDEAFEALPEGTVEDLLKPENKDQLTKVLTCHVVAADAMSEAIRGMIDDDGGAHPVSTVGGCELTATYEGDAIMIEDENGNVANVTIADVKQSNGVIHVIDAVLLPKM
- a CDS encoding DEAD/DEAH box helicase — translated: MTKFSDLSLDPKVLKAIDEAGYETPTPIQAGAIPPALEGRDVLGIAQTGTGKTASFTLPMITLLKRGRARARMPRSLVLAPTRELAAQVAENFDIYAKHTKLTKALLIGGVSFKEQDQLIDRGVDVLIATPGRLLDHFERGKLLLTGVQIMVVDEADRMLDMGFIPDIERIFNLTPFTRQTLFFSATMAPEIERITNTFLSGPARVEVARQSTTSDTIAQALIQHRASRKDRAMNEKRNILRAVIEAEGDACSNAIIFCNRKVDVDVVAKSLKKYGYNAEPIHGDLDQSHRTRTLDGFRDGSIRFLVASDVAARGLDIPAVSHVFNFDVPSHAEDYVHRIGRTGRAGRKGKAFTIATQYDEKYLDAIQTLVGQQIPLVDSPLGGASGSDDPVVAEAPEAATEDKPKRTRRRVRRKDSAPAADTPADKQDSPAPVAEANAAPATQEPTTQVDVAAEPAHARSRDTAEDSAPAPRRSRRSSRKTAAQKPVAEPPVVEDVAQDTAVAPQAAAPANEPAPEPRSEPEARREPESRSDKDDRSNRSRGGRGRKSGNKSDRRDDAVVGMGDHMPDFLTRSFA
- a CDS encoding c-type cytochrome, with protein sequence MRKFLLGLCLLIVLGAAVFWWVTRPERVGDAVAGLSGDASAGEAVFWAGGCANCHAAPEAKDDARLVLAGGQGFATQFGTFYAPNISPSEAGIGGWSLEDLADAVMAGVSPGGQHYYPAFPYVAYAHAAPQDIADLKAFLDTLPASDAPSRDHEVGFPFSIRRMLGGWKFLFADDAWVLDGELSEQLTRGRYLVEALGHCGECHTPRNALGGLERDRWLSGAENPSGQGRIPNITPAALDWSEAEIAEYLNSGFTPEFDSAGGEMVAVIESIAHLPDADRQAIAAYLKQVPAVE
- the hpt gene encoding hypoxanthine phosphoribosyltransferase; amino-acid sequence: MPQPPYAIDQMISAKAIAARIEHLAREIEAEFADTSKLVVVGLLRGSFVFIADLVRELDLPVEVDFLEASSYGDAMTTSREVRILKDLRGEIGGRDVLVVEDIVDTGWTLSHVIRLLQSREPNRLATIALLDKPARREVDVKARWTGFEIPDEFVVGYGIDYAQRNRNLPFIGKVRFTE
- a CDS encoding sigma-70 family RNA polymerase sigma factor, with the protein product MTDRSDIETWIGRTALGDRSAFSALYDATSAKLFGICLRVLKDRSLAEDALQEIYVKVWGASGRYAAGGASPMSWLITIARNHAIDRLRAQRAAGGAALGSGGRSSRDEAGDAPLDAAASVADDTPGPEAAAIARSEAARIGLCLGELEPERAQAVRGAYLEGWSYQELAERADVPLNTMRTWLRRSLIKLRECLSA